The following are encoded together in the Kribbella voronezhensis genome:
- a CDS encoding ThuA domain-containing protein has translation MTTRRALVTRGGWEGHLPVEATELFIPFLRDNDFEVEVSDNLDSYLDLDGTDLVLQCITMSEITAEQVKGLEAAVRAGTGLAGWHGGIVDSFRNNADYSFMTGGQFVSHPDGFVDHRIEVVSDDPIVADITHFDLHTEQYYVHADPTNNVLATTTFGAHPDYPWIEGATMPAVWTRTWGEGRVFVCTPGHSLADLDVPEVRTIIERGLLWASK, from the coding sequence GTGACGACACGACGGGCACTGGTGACCAGAGGCGGCTGGGAAGGCCATCTCCCGGTCGAGGCGACCGAGCTTTTCATCCCGTTCCTGCGGGACAACGACTTCGAGGTGGAGGTGTCGGACAACCTCGACAGCTACCTCGACCTGGACGGCACCGACCTGGTGCTGCAGTGCATCACCATGAGCGAGATCACCGCCGAGCAGGTCAAAGGCCTGGAGGCGGCCGTGCGGGCCGGCACCGGGCTGGCCGGCTGGCACGGCGGCATCGTCGACTCGTTCCGCAACAACGCCGACTACAGCTTCATGACCGGCGGCCAGTTCGTCTCGCACCCGGACGGCTTCGTCGACCACCGGATCGAGGTGGTCTCCGACGACCCGATCGTCGCGGACATCACGCACTTCGACCTGCACACCGAGCAGTACTACGTGCACGCCGACCCGACCAACAACGTGCTCGCGACCACCACCTTCGGCGCCCACCCGGACTATCCGTGGATCGAGGGCGCGACGATGCCGGCCGTCTGGACCCGTACCTGGGGCGAAGGCCGCGTCTTCGTCTGTACGCCGGGGCACAGCCTCGCCGACCTGGACGTCCCCGAAGTGCGCACGATCATCGAGCGGGGGCTGCTGTGGGCGAGCAAGTGA